Proteins encoded within one genomic window of Desulfatiglans sp.:
- a CDS encoding TlpA family protein disulfide reductase: MRFKLIALCVTLLTIFMAFTFSGCSKDNEKAEVKTIDAPDFTLTAMTGEDITLSQYRGKVVLLDFWATWCGPCMLSIPELVRLQEKYRDKGLVVLGVSVDTLSQADDGQILKFMRTFGINYPVMRDDGTVSGTYYGDSPAAIPTMHIINREGKIIKTISGFTQGEVPNIVETLLK, encoded by the coding sequence ATGAGATTTAAATTGATTGCGTTATGCGTAACCCTGCTAACCATATTTATGGCTTTTACCTTTTCCGGTTGTTCGAAAGACAACGAAAAGGCCGAAGTGAAGACGATAGATGCCCCGGATTTCACATTAACGGCAATGACAGGTGAGGATATTACACTTTCACAATACCGCGGCAAGGTGGTGCTCCTTGATTTCTGGGCAACATGGTGCGGCCCATGCATGCTCTCTATCCCGGAGCTTGTTCGCCTTCAGGAAAAATACAGGGATAAGGGGCTTGTCGTGCTTGGTGTTTCTGTGGATACCCTTTCACAGGCAGATGATGGGCAGATACTAAAGTTCATGAGGACATTCGGGATAAATTACCCTGTGATGAGGGATGATGGTACTGTAAGCGGTACATATTATGGTGATTCCCCTGCTGCAATACCCACCATGCATATTATCAACAGGGAAGGTAAGATCATTAAGACAATATCGGGATTTACCCAGGGTGAAGTCCCGAATATTGTTGAAACGCTTTTAAAATGA
- the nrfD gene encoding polysulfide reductase NrfD: protein MRYQTSRQWMITHEWMVKPMQQKEWIEKQGILVWLSEVFSALGTGLYLIAIFVDSWWGALAGYLIVMLLKLPLHLIYLGKPLRFWRTMPPFSGAWRTSWIARGVVFTVFFSIFGFLQLITSYILGSDFLASGQAHNMVYAADIILKIIAGFFVILTGIYCGFMMSCCKSVPFWNTGILPIVILNAGIADGLALVMGIGLLAGGVGVYGPEYFHNLEYASRIVLGVNAVLLGTYLMNASYQSSTAELSVRELLVGRVAVVFWLGIVFFGIVMPLAISFISMFTGDITTLLLVIAIIGHTAGAFALKYCILKVGIYKPILPKSIVF from the coding sequence ATGCGATATCAAACTTCTCGTCAATGGATGATAACCCATGAGTGGATGGTTAAACCCATGCAGCAGAAAGAGTGGATTGAAAAACAGGGGATCCTTGTGTGGCTTTCTGAGGTATTTTCTGCCCTTGGTACAGGTCTTTACCTGATTGCAATATTTGTTGATAGCTGGTGGGGCGCACTTGCAGGGTATCTTATTGTAATGCTTTTAAAGCTGCCTCTTCATCTTATTTATCTTGGCAAACCCTTGAGGTTCTGGAGGACAATGCCACCCTTTTCAGGGGCCTGGCGGACATCATGGATAGCAAGGGGCGTTGTATTTACTGTATTTTTCAGCATATTTGGTTTTCTGCAGCTTATAACATCATACATCCTTGGCTCTGACTTCCTTGCAAGCGGTCAGGCCCATAACATGGTATATGCTGCAGATATTATCCTCAAGATTATAGCAGGGTTCTTTGTAATACTTACCGGTATTTACTGCGGATTCATGATGAGCTGTTGTAAGAGTGTCCCATTCTGGAACACGGGCATCCTTCCCATCGTGATACTGAATGCAGGTATTGCTGACGGCCTTGCACTTGTTATGGGAATAGGGCTTTTAGCCGGAGGTGTTGGTGTGTATGGCCCTGAGTATTTCCATAACCTTGAATATGCCAGCCGGATCGTGCTCGGGGTAAATGCGGTGCTTCTTGGGACATATCTTATGAATGCATCATACCAGTCTTCAACTGCGGAATTGTCTGTCAGGGAGCTCCTTGTAGGGAGAGTGGCAGTTGTTTTCTGGCTTGGGATTGTTTTCTTCGGTATTGTCATGCCGCTTGCCATATCTTTTATAAGCATGTTTACTGGAGATATAACAACATTACTTCTTGTTATTGCAATTATAGGACACACGGCAGGCGCATTTGCGCTGAAATACTGTATCCTCAAGGTGGGAATATATAAACCCATATTGCCGAAGAGCATAGTTTTCTAA
- a CDS encoding molybdopterin-dependent oxidoreductase — protein sequence MASRKTKDKTVIRALGLGGLLGGSSEGVVDVKDGKIVRVRPFHYDWKYKKEDIKTWKMERNGKVFEQPWKSLPGPFSLAYKKRVYSPNRIKFPMKRVDWDPDGERNPQNRGKSKYVRISWDEATDILAKEIKRIHKQYGPYGILVQGDGHGECMTIHTPHGHSGSLLDKMGGFTQQVRNPDSWEGWYWGSKHVWGQGIQGGMFPAGNIVKDTTEHAEMVLFWGCDPETTPWGFTGQMPSRLTYFWKEAGIEQVYICPDVNYGCAVHADKWIPVLPNTDAALQLAIAYTWIKEGTYNKEYVKTHVIGFDKFKAYVMGEEEDDVPKTPEWASKKCGVSEWTIKALARQFAKKVTSIAHYFGGGYVRGPFSHEPGRLEVCLLGMQGLGGPGRHHHQITYFGLPRSNGLSGTFFWNPDLADRLRTPSLTTINAWQKQLIPKTYIHDAIEASEPMTFYGSGAIEVDTKDQFKKYVYPIPKKEGGTEIHMIWSDTPCRTTCWNNGNATELALRNPKIECVVTQHPWMENDTLFSDIILPSNTHMEVSDIVSSIRGGTSIPNVALCDQAIEPVGESKSNYEVVLEVAKKLGMEKAMTGGKTDEDLKMEMFANMRLDKLTTWKEFREKGYYLYNVADDWEDDSPGLRKFYDDPEKNPLPTPTGKLEFYSEALAKNFPHDKERPPVPKWIEKGPTHDERLSSERAKMFPLILMSNHGRWRVHAQADDISWTREAPTCKIRGWDGYMYEPCWIHTSEAEKRGIKHGDIVKVFNERGIVLAGAYVTERIRPNVAYMDHGARVDMIKVGEIDRGGAINTISGSGTSSRNAVGQATTAYLVQVERLSMEEMDQWRRDYPEAFEREYDPASGLCVNAWLEGGEK from the coding sequence ATGGCGTCCCGGAAGACTAAAGATAAAACAGTTATAAGGGCTCTGGGTCTGGGCGGGCTTCTAGGGGGCAGTAGTGAGGGAGTGGTTGATGTCAAGGATGGCAAGATCGTTAGAGTCAGGCCCTTCCATTACGACTGGAAATATAAAAAAGAGGATATTAAGACATGGAAGATGGAAAGGAACGGAAAAGTCTTTGAACAGCCATGGAAATCACTTCCCGGGCCATTTTCCCTTGCCTATAAAAAACGCGTATACTCTCCAAACAGAATCAAATTCCCCATGAAAAGGGTGGACTGGGACCCTGATGGTGAACGCAACCCCCAGAACAGGGGAAAAAGCAAATATGTAAGGATATCATGGGATGAGGCAACCGATATCCTGGCTAAAGAGATAAAGAGGATTCATAAACAGTACGGTCCTTACGGGATACTGGTTCAGGGAGATGGCCACGGCGAGTGCATGACCATACATACCCCTCACGGCCATTCAGGCTCCCTCCTTGACAAAATGGGCGGCTTTACACAGCAGGTAAGAAACCCTGATTCATGGGAAGGCTGGTACTGGGGCAGTAAACATGTATGGGGCCAGGGTATTCAGGGTGGTATGTTCCCGGCTGGAAATATTGTAAAGGATACGACAGAACATGCTGAGATGGTGCTCTTCTGGGGCTGTGATCCTGAGACCACACCATGGGGTTTTACAGGGCAGATGCCAAGCCGCCTCACCTATTTCTGGAAAGAGGCCGGCATAGAGCAGGTCTATATATGCCCTGATGTTAACTATGGATGTGCAGTTCACGCTGATAAATGGATACCTGTTTTACCTAATACAGATGCCGCTCTTCAGCTCGCAATCGCTTACACCTGGATAAAGGAAGGCACCTACAACAAGGAATATGTAAAGACCCATGTAATAGGTTTTGATAAGTTCAAGGCATATGTTATGGGCGAAGAAGAGGATGATGTACCCAAGACACCAGAATGGGCATCTAAAAAATGCGGTGTGTCTGAATGGACGATCAAGGCCCTGGCAAGACAGTTTGCCAAAAAGGTTACATCCATTGCCCACTATTTTGGGGGTGGCTACGTAAGGGGGCCATTCAGCCACGAGCCCGGACGTCTTGAGGTATGTCTCTTAGGCATGCAGGGCCTTGGCGGGCCAGGCAGGCATCATCATCAGATCACCTATTTTGGGCTTCCAAGGTCAAACGGGCTTTCGGGCACATTCTTCTGGAACCCTGACCTTGCGGACAGGTTAAGAACTCCAAGCTTAACAACCATCAACGCATGGCAGAAACAGCTTATTCCAAAGACATATATACATGATGCGATCGAGGCCAGTGAGCCAATGACGTTCTACGGCTCAGGCGCCATAGAGGTGGATACAAAGGATCAGTTCAAGAAGTATGTATATCCTATTCCAAAAAAGGAGGGGGGCACAGAGATCCATATGATATGGTCTGACACCCCGTGCCGCACTACCTGCTGGAACAACGGAAATGCAACAGAGCTTGCACTAAGAAATCCGAAGATAGAATGTGTGGTAACACAGCACCCCTGGATGGAAAATGATACCCTCTTTTCGGATATTATCCTTCCCTCAAATACACATATGGAGGTAAGCGATATAGTATCGAGCATCAGGGGCGGCACATCCATACCCAATGTTGCACTGTGTGATCAGGCCATAGAACCTGTGGGGGAATCCAAGAGCAACTATGAGGTGGTTCTTGAGGTGGCAAAGAAGCTCGGTATGGAAAAGGCCATGACAGGCGGCAAGACAGATGAAGACCTGAAAATGGAGATGTTTGCAAACATGCGCCTGGATAAACTCACCACATGGAAGGAGTTCAGGGAAAAGGGCTATTACCTCTACAATGTGGCTGATGACTGGGAGGATGACTCCCCGGGGCTAAGGAAATTCTATGATGACCCTGAGAAGAATCCGCTGCCAACGCCAACAGGAAAGCTTGAGTTCTATTCAGAGGCCCTTGCAAAGAATTTCCCCCATGACAAGGAGAGGCCCCCTGTGCCAAAATGGATTGAAAAGGGGCCCACCCATGATGAAAGATTATCAAGCGAACGGGCCAAGATGTTCCCGCTCATCCTCATGAGTAATCACGGCAGGTGGAGGGTGCATGCACAGGCGGATGATATTTCCTGGACACGTGAGGCGCCTACATGCAAGATCAGGGGCTGGGACGGCTACATGTATGAACCCTGCTGGATACACACCTCAGAGGCAGAAAAGCGGGGGATAAAACATGGTGATATAGTCAAGGTGTTTAACGAAAGGGGCATTGTGCTTGCGGGCGCCTATGTTACAGAGAGGATTAGGCCCAATGTGGCATACATGGATCACGGCGCAAGGGTCGACATGATCAAGGTAGGTGAAATAGACAGAGGCGGTGCAATCAACACCATATCCGGTTCAGGCACATCCTCCAGAAATGCAGTGGGCCAGGCCACAACCGCCTATCTGGTACAGGTGGAAAGGTTGAGCATGGAGGAGATGGACCAGTGGAGAAGAGACTACCCGGAGGCGTTTGAAAGGGAGTATGACCCTGCATCCGGACTTTGTGTAAACGCATGGTTAGAGGGAGGAGAAAAATAA
- a CDS encoding molybdopterin-dependent oxidoreductase encodes MGERKIHYTTCISCHGGCGVKVTTEDGAIVHIEGNPDSLTRGTMCAKGLSAIQHIDNPYRVKYPIKRTGPKGSGQWQRISWDEALDTIEEKMKDAIKNFGAHTIAISQGTGRGYNRYTHRLARSIGTANVITPGYVCHSPRLGLYGLVTGYGRLYCDYHGWGGEFPKTQIMWAKQLEISSADSEMCNWFIQSLDYCKNLIIIDPRQTAYASRATLHLQPRPGTDSALALAMMNVIINEGLWDKEFVEKWTFGFEELKERVMPMTPERASEITWVPKEKIIQAARMFAIDTPGCIQVGSSLERQANCGHTLRAITCLMGLCGNIERPGSMISWVLPETGLIEDFFLELPLTDEMKSHIIGIDKYKMGAARTCNPDTMVKAILSGEAPIKVWFSVGGQQIVHMANTTEVVKAIEKVEFMVHCEQLMGPMAQAADIVLPSAHWLEMDDVYDMHPRFMIEAHNKVVEPPGEAKSNIWIFNEIGKRIAPQHWFKDVEECLSYQVKKGENMDWKKFSKNLVSGCWGKDQVYYKYKTDYWKKGGGFPTATGKFEFVSKRLEELGYDPLPQYREPGESPISTPDLYKEYPVIMTSGYRQPFYFLGQYRNIPWLRSFMEYPTAQIHPNTAKKYGIKDGDWIWIESPRGKIRQKCRVFPGILEGVLMATANCFYPEESPTTYHGVFISNPNVLTSNDHLDPMYGSPDLTCLLCKIYPCTEDDLQENVFKTEEYGTVQQLGGGRTALTEKD; translated from the coding sequence ATGGGCGAAAGAAAAATACATTATACAACCTGCATAAGCTGCCACGGCGGCTGCGGTGTAAAGGTAACAACCGAAGACGGTGCTATAGTGCACATTGAAGGTAACCCTGATTCACTCACAAGGGGCACCATGTGTGCAAAGGGCTTATCAGCCATTCAACATATTGATAACCCGTACCGTGTAAAATATCCTATTAAACGAACAGGTCCCAAGGGGTCAGGGCAGTGGCAGCGGATCTCATGGGATGAGGCCCTTGATACGATTGAAGAAAAGATGAAAGATGCCATAAAGAATTTCGGGGCTCATACCATTGCAATATCACAGGGCACCGGAAGAGGGTATAACCGGTATACCCACAGGCTTGCGAGATCAATAGGCACAGCAAATGTAATAACACCCGGTTATGTATGCCACAGCCCGAGGCTGGGGCTTTACGGGCTTGTCACAGGCTACGGCAGGCTCTACTGCGATTATCACGGCTGGGGTGGAGAGTTCCCCAAGACCCAGATCATGTGGGCAAAGCAGCTTGAGATATCCAGCGCAGACTCTGAGATGTGCAACTGGTTTATACAGTCCCTTGATTACTGTAAAAACCTTATCATTATAGACCCCAGGCAGACTGCCTATGCCTCAAGGGCCACGCTCCATCTTCAACCGAGGCCCGGCACAGACAGTGCCCTTGCCCTTGCCATGATGAATGTAATCATCAATGAAGGGCTCTGGGACAAGGAATTTGTTGAGAAGTGGACATTCGGCTTTGAGGAGCTAAAGGAGAGGGTCATGCCCATGACCCCGGAACGCGCCTCTGAGATTACATGGGTGCCAAAGGAAAAGATCATACAGGCAGCAAGGATGTTTGCCATTGATACACCCGGCTGTATCCAGGTGGGTAGCTCATTAGAGCGTCAGGCAAACTGCGGACACACGTTAAGGGCCATTACCTGCTTAATGGGGCTGTGCGGCAATATTGAACGCCCCGGCAGCATGATAAGCTGGGTGCTCCCGGAAACAGGCCTTATTGAGGATTTTTTTCTTGAACTTCCATTAACCGATGAGATGAAAAGCCATATCATAGGTATTGATAAATACAAGATGGGCGCTGCCAGAACATGTAACCCTGATACAATGGTAAAGGCCATCCTTTCAGGGGAGGCGCCAATCAAGGTATGGTTCAGTGTTGGTGGGCAGCAGATTGTCCATATGGCAAATACGACTGAGGTGGTAAAGGCCATAGAAAAGGTGGAGTTCATGGTGCACTGTGAACAGCTCATGGGGCCAATGGCCCAGGCCGCCGATATCGTACTTCCTTCGGCACACTGGCTTGAGATGGACGATGTCTATGATATGCACCCCAGGTTTATGATTGAGGCACATAATAAGGTTGTTGAGCCGCCCGGAGAGGCAAAATCCAATATATGGATATTCAATGAAATAGGTAAAAGGATTGCCCCTCAGCACTGGTTTAAGGACGTTGAGGAGTGCCTCTCATACCAGGTAAAGAAGGGCGAAAACATGGACTGGAAGAAGTTCAGTAAAAACCTGGTAAGCGGCTGCTGGGGCAAGGACCAGGTATATTATAAGTATAAAACCGATTACTGGAAAAAGGGGGGCGGGTTCCCCACTGCCACAGGCAAATTTGAGTTTGTATCAAAGAGGCTTGAGGAACTGGGCTATGATCCCCTCCCTCAATATCGTGAACCTGGTGAAAGCCCGATTTCAACCCCTGATCTTTACAAGGAATATCCTGTTATCATGACCAGCGGTTACAGGCAGCCGTTCTATTTCCTGGGCCAGTACAGGAATATCCCCTGGCTCAGGAGCTTTATGGAATATCCTACAGCCCAGATTCATCCCAATACAGCCAAAAAGTATGGGATAAAAGATGGTGACTGGATCTGGATAGAGTCCCCAAGGGGGAAGATCAGGCAGAAATGCCGTGTGTTCCCTGGCATACTTGAGGGTGTTCTTATGGCGACAGCCAATTGTTTTTACCCGGAAGAGTCGCCAACAACATATCACGGGGTTTTTATATCAAACCCGAATGTGTTAACAAGCAATGACCATCTTGACCCCATGTACGGTTCACCGGATCTCACCTGTCTACTCTGTAAAATCTACCCCTGTACAGAGGATGATCTACAGGAAAATGTATTTAAGACAGAAGAGTATGGCACTGTTCAGCAATTGGGTGGGGGGAGAACTGCCCTTACAGAAAAGGATTAG
- a CDS encoding amidohydrolase, translating into MIIDAHTHIFPAIFRDKRSSFFDDEPSFKMLYSHKTSKLEGVQNLIQDMDADGVDVAVVFGFPWKNPDNYRRHNDYIIEAVAANPDRLIGLSCFDPVSSEGAREAERCFKSGLKGVGELAVYDSPLTDDIILRMNDVMAVCRAHDAPLLMHVNEPVGHHYPGKQAITLKQIENLINRYPDNKIILAHWGGGIFFYALLKKELKEALTNVWFDTAASPFLYDPAIYKTAGSIIRYDKILFGSDYPLIKPDRYFREIDTAGIEPEDMAKLKGDNASGLFHHRGH; encoded by the coding sequence ATGATTATTGATGCTCATACCCATATCTTTCCTGCGATCTTCAGGGATAAAAGAAGCTCCTTCTTTGATGATGAGCCTTCATTTAAGATGCTTTACAGCCATAAGACATCAAAATTGGAGGGTGTCCAAAACCTGATTCAGGATATGGATGCAGATGGTGTGGATGTTGCTGTTGTGTTCGGTTTCCCGTGGAAGAACCCGGATAATTACAGGCGGCACAATGATTATATTATAGAGGCAGTCGCAGCAAACCCGGATAGACTGATCGGTTTAAGCTGCTTCGACCCTGTTTCATCTGAAGGTGCAAGGGAGGCGGAGAGGTGTTTCAAGTCAGGGCTTAAGGGCGTGGGTGAACTGGCAGTATATGACTCGCCCCTGACCGATGATATTATCTTAAGGATGAACGATGTTATGGCAGTATGCCGTGCTCATGATGCGCCTCTTCTCATGCATGTGAATGAACCGGTTGGGCATCACTATCCGGGCAAGCAGGCGATTACACTTAAACAGATAGAGAACCTCATCAATAGGTATCCTGATAATAAAATAATCCTGGCCCACTGGGGCGGGGGTATCTTCTTTTATGCCCTTCTGAAAAAAGAGCTAAAAGAGGCCCTCACTAATGTCTGGTTTGATACAGCCGCATCACCATTCCTTTATGACCCGGCAATCTACAAAACAGCAGGTTCAATTATCCGTTATGATAAAATCCTGTTCGGTTCCGACTATCCCCTGATTAAACCCGACAGGTATTTCCGGGAGATAGACACCGCGGGTATTGAACCTGAAGATATGGCAAAGCTAAAAGGTGATAATGCCTCTGGTCTGTTTCACCACAGAGGACACTGA
- a CDS encoding sigma-70 family RNA polymerase sigma factor, translating into MSQMPLHTLYNQMTDEELVRYSLHDENAFYILMKRYEPALLRYINRIMQASREEAEDLLQEIFIKVYRNINGFDINLKFSTWLYRIAHNEVISQYRKNRRYRSSLNIDDAVNDSRLLVNFLTDTFNMESDYLVREMGVEVKKVLEKLAPKYRDVLVLRYLEELSYEEISDIIQKPSGSVATLLNRAKEKFKKLAEQYQLERK; encoded by the coding sequence ATGTCTCAGATGCCACTCCATACCCTGTACAACCAGATGACAGACGAAGAGTTGGTCAGATACTCGCTTCATGATGAAAATGCATTTTATATCTTGATGAAACGGTATGAGCCTGCATTGCTCCGCTATATCAACAGGATCATGCAGGCCAGCAGGGAAGAGGCAGAGGATTTACTTCAGGAAATCTTTATAAAGGTATATCGCAACATCAACGGGTTTGACATCAACCTTAAATTTTCAACATGGTTGTACCGGATTGCCCATAATGAGGTCATCAGCCAATACCGTAAAAACAGGAGATACCGTTCTTCACTCAACATTGATGACGCAGTTAACGATTCACGTTTACTTGTTAATTTCCTGACCGATACCTTTAATATGGAATCTGATTACCTGGTGAGAGAAATGGGTGTAGAAGTAAAAAAAGTCCTTGAGAAACTGGCCCCGAAATATCGTGATGTTTTGGTGCTGCGTTATCTGGAGGAGTTAAGCTATGAAGAGATAAGCGATATCATTCAAAAACCTTCAGGCAGTGTGGCGACCCTGTTAAACCGGGCCAAAGAAAAGTTTAAAAAGCTTGCCGAACAATACCAATTAGAGAGGAAATAA
- the amrB gene encoding AmmeMemoRadiSam system protein B produces the protein MVQKPYTLITAFIFLTLTLINTYGETMIKSDSTTKTRPASVAGAFYPGDREELKRTVEGLLKNAAKADSTETIYAAMAPHAGYVYSGQIAALTFKNISDIEFDTIVIIGHDSYRDAVAYTCPVDYFETPLGKIPIDREMMERLEGFNKGIRPDTSIHIDDHTIEVQLPFLQAMNKNCKILPIMFGFPSPQNCKILADAIKKAAGDKKVFVLASSDMSHYPTYEGSNKIDNNTLDTIQSMDIDNFFKHVYKQIKEPGVPGLQTAICASGGVGTAILFAKKMGADTALVLKHANSGDVTGGDKTRVVGYSSVLFIKR, from the coding sequence ATGGTACAAAAACCATATACATTAATAACCGCTTTTATTTTTTTAACACTGACCTTAATAAATACCTATGGTGAAACCATGATAAAATCAGACAGTACCACAAAAACCAGACCGGCCTCAGTTGCAGGTGCCTTTTATCCGGGGGATAGAGAAGAGCTGAAAAGAACCGTTGAGGGGTTGCTTAAAAATGCCGCAAAAGCAGATTCCACAGAAACAATATATGCTGCAATGGCGCCCCATGCAGGGTATGTCTACTCAGGGCAAATCGCCGCCCTTACATTCAAGAACATCTCAGATATTGAATTCGATACGATTGTTATAATAGGCCATGACTCATATCGCGATGCTGTGGCCTACACATGCCCTGTGGATTATTTTGAAACACCTTTGGGAAAAATTCCGATTGATAGAGAGATGATGGAAAGGCTAGAGGGTTTTAATAAAGGCATAAGGCCTGATACCTCAATCCACATAGATGACCACACCATAGAGGTACAACTCCCCTTTTTGCAGGCCATGAATAAAAATTGCAAAATATTACCCATCATGTTCGGGTTCCCTTCACCTCAAAACTGTAAAATACTTGCCGATGCCATAAAAAAGGCCGCAGGGGATAAAAAGGTATTTGTGCTCGCAAGCAGTGACATGTCACACTACCCCACATATGAGGGTTCAAATAAAATAGATAATAATACGTTGGACACGATCCAATCAATGGACATTGATAATTTTTTCAAGCATGTTTACAAACAGATTAAAGAGCCAGGTGTGCCTGGTCTACAGACCGCCATATGCGCGAGCGGGGGTGTGGGCACTGCCATACTGTTTGCAAAGAAGATGGGGGCGGATACGGCGCTGGTGTTAAAACATGCCAACTCAGGTGATGTGACCGGGGGTGATAAAACCAGGGTGGTCGGGTATTCGTCAGTGCTGTTCATTAAGAGGTAA
- a CDS encoding 4Fe-4S dicluster domain-containing protein, translating into MMRWGMVIDLVKCTRCHACVAACRIEHFLPLHVTWPRLLALETDVGGKPELTTFPVRCNQCKDAPCVKVCPTEATTQRDDGIVVIDSNKCIGCRYCVIACPYQNRNFLSKDKDPGYFPGYELTGFEKKGKKLYPHQVGTTEKCNFCAEKIDAGREKGLIPGKDRDATPACVNTCQARAMTFGNLDDPDSNVSVLIRERKGFTLQPEYGTEPSVYYVDGRIGGKESNKAPLHAQTGSNMQHLSSVDADAKKRFDGLA; encoded by the coding sequence ATTATGAGATGGGGAATGGTTATAGACCTAGTTAAATGCACCAGATGCCATGCGTGCGTGGCAGCCTGCAGGATTGAACACTTCCTTCCTTTACATGTCACATGGCCGAGGCTTTTGGCCCTTGAGACCGATGTGGGTGGGAAACCTGAACTGACCACCTTTCCTGTAAGGTGTAATCAGTGCAAGGATGCCCCCTGTGTAAAGGTCTGCCCGACAGAGGCAACAACGCAGAGGGATGACGGGATAGTAGTGATAGACTCCAACAAGTGTATCGGCTGTCGGTATTGCGTTATTGCATGCCCCTACCAGAACCGTAATTTCCTGTCAAAGGACAAGGACCCGGGCTATTTCCCCGGTTACGAATTGACCGGTTTTGAAAAGAAGGGAAAGAAACTTTATCCGCATCAGGTGGGCACAACAGAAAAATGTAATTTCTGCGCAGAAAAGATCGATGCCGGAAGAGAAAAGGGCTTAATACCCGGAAAGGATCGTGATGCCACACCCGCCTGTGTGAATACCTGCCAGGCGCGCGCAATGACATTCGGCAACCTTGATGACCCGGACAGCAATGTCTCTGTGCTTATCAGGGAGCGCAAAGGTTTTACCCTTCAACCTGAATATGGCACAGAACCTTCGGTCTATTATGTGGATGGCAGGATCGGTGGCAAGGAGTCGAACAAGGCCCCTCTGCATGCACAGACAGGGAGTAACATGCAGCACCTCAGTTCAGTAGATGCAGACGCTAAAAAGCGTTTTGACGGTTTAGCTTAA
- a CDS encoding family 43 glycosylhydrolase: MESQSHLSITPFEALVSNAISRPLVEHIYTADPAAHVWNGRIYIYPSHDIDAGIPENDNGDHFDMRDYHVLSMDSIDGKVTDHGVALAVKDIPWAGRQLWDSDAAYKNGRYFLYFPLKDKEDIFRIGVAVSDNPVGPFIPEAEPIKGSFSIDPCVFKDSDGTHYMYFGGIWGGQLQRWYKGKYDPTGPFPNADEPAIPSFVAKLSDNMLGFNETPRPVRIVDKAGNPLLASDEDRRFFEASWMHKHNGIYYYSYSTGNTHFLCYATGDNPYGPFTYEGKILTPVIGWTTHHSIIEFNKKWYLFYHDCTVSGGKTHLRSIKVSELRYNEDGTIQTIHPYGDLSPVW; the protein is encoded by the coding sequence ATGGAATCTCAATCCCATCTCTCAATCACCCCATTCGAAGCCCTGGTAAGTAACGCTATATCAAGGCCACTCGTAGAGCATATTTATACCGCTGATCCGGCTGCGCATGTGTGGAACGGGAGGATATACATATACCCATCGCACGATATTGATGCCGGGATACCTGAGAATGATAATGGTGACCATTTTGACATGCGGGATTACCATGTACTCTCTATGGATAGCATAGATGGCAAGGTTACTGATCACGGGGTTGCCCTGGCTGTTAAGGATATCCCCTGGGCCGGTCGCCAGCTCTGGGACTCTGATGCTGCGTATAAGAACGGCAGATATTTTTTATATTTTCCTCTAAAGGATAAGGAGGATATCTTCCGAATTGGCGTTGCTGTGAGTGATAACCCCGTAGGCCCGTTCATACCTGAAGCAGAACCGATAAAAGGGAGTTTCAGTATTGACCCGTGCGTGTTTAAGGACAGTGATGGTACGCATTACATGTATTTCGGCGGCATCTGGGGCGGCCAGCTCCAGCGCTGGTACAAAGGTAAGTATGACCCAACAGGGCCGTTTCCAAATGCTGATGAGCCTGCCATACCATCGTTTGTTGCAAAGCTAAGTGACAACATGCTGGGGTTTAATGAAACACCAAGGCCGGTCAGGATAGTTGACAAAGCCGGTAACCCGCTGCTTGCGAGTGACGAAGACCGCAGGTTCTTTGAGGCATCATGGATGCATAAACATAATGGTATCTACTATTACTCATATTCAACGGGCAACACCCACTTTCTCTGTTATGCCACAGGTGATAACCCCTATGGACCGTTTACCTATGAAGGGAAAATACTCACCCCGGTTATCGGCTGGACAACCCATCATTCCATCATAGAGTTTAATAAAAAATGGTATCTCTTCTATCATGACTGCACAGTGTCAGGTGGTAAAACTCACCTGCGCTCCATCAAGGTAAGTGAACTGCGCTACAATGAGGACGGGACAATCCAGACCATCCACCCCTATGGTGATTTATCACCGGTGTGGTAG